Part of the Amycolatopsis sp. 195334CR genome is shown below.
TTCAACACCGTCCGGCGCAACCCGGCGGTGATGCTCGGGGTGTCGCTGGTGGTGGTGCTGATCACCCAGTTCGTCGGGTACGTGGTCAGCCTGCCGCTGCTGGACGACCTCAACCGCGCCACCGAGGCCAGCAACCGGGTGCTCACCGAGCAGCAGGCCCTCGACATGGCGGTGGACCTGCTCGGGTCCAGCGCGCAGGTGGCGGTGATCACCGGGCTGGTCACCGCGCTCGGGTCGAGCTTCCTCGACGGCTTCCTCACCGTGGTCGTCGGCAAGGCCATCCTCGGCCGCAAGCCGACCTTCGGCGAGGCGTTGAAGGAGGCCACCCCGCGGTTGCTGCCGCTGCTCGGGATGACCCTGCTGTACACGCTGATGATCTTCGTCGGGCTGCTGCTGTGCATCGTGCCCGGGGTGTACCTCGCGGTGGTGTTCGGCCTGGCCACGCCGGCGCTGGTGCTGGAGAAGGCGGGCATCGGCACCGCGTTCAAGCGGTCGAGCCTGCTGGTGCGGAACGCGTTCTGGCGGGTGCTCGGCGTGCTGCTGCTGGCGATCGTCATCTCGTGGGTGATCAACCAGGTGGTTTCGCTGCCGTTCTCGCTCGCCGGTGACTTCAACGGGTTCACCTCGATGTTCTCCGGCGAGGTGCCCGAGTACACCGCGTGGGGGCTGGCGCTGACCACCCTCGGCACGGTGATCGCGGCGACCTTCACCGCGCCGTTCTCGGCCGGGGTGCGGGCGCTGGTGTACATCGACCAGCGGATGCGCAAGGAGGGCATGGACCTGCAGCTGGCCCGCGCGGCGGCGGCGCCGGTGGGGCCGCCCGCGGGTTCGACGGATCCGACGCCGCCGTCCGGGATTCCGATGGGTCAGGCCGCGGAGCCCGAGGAGACGCCGAAGCCGCTCGGGGCGATCGAGGCGGCGGAGCGCGAGAAGGCCACCGAAGCAGGGCAAACCCCCGAGGAGGGGAAGCCCCAGCAGGACCCAGAGCCGCCGCGACCGTCATGATCCCGGTCGACATCGGCCGGGACGAGGCGGCGGAGGCCGCCCGGCGCGAACTCGCGGACCCGGCCTACCAGGCGGCCGAGCCGTCCTGGCTGGCCGGGGCGATCGA
Proteins encoded:
- a CDS encoding YciC family protein, with the protein product MSDTNGWATPGGPPPQQQPYGWSPPPQPRWNPDGYGRPGVIPLRPLNVGEILDGAFNTVRRNPAVMLGVSLVVVLITQFVGYVVSLPLLDDLNRATEASNRVLTEQQALDMAVDLLGSSAQVAVITGLVTALGSSFLDGFLTVVVGKAILGRKPTFGEALKEATPRLLPLLGMTLLYTLMIFVGLLLCIVPGVYLAVVFGLATPALVLEKAGIGTAFKRSSLLVRNAFWRVLGVLLLAIVISWVINQVVSLPFSLAGDFNGFTSMFSGEVPEYTAWGLALTTLGTVIAATFTAPFSAGVRALVYIDQRMRKEGMDLQLARAAAAPVGPPAGSTDPTPPSGIPMGQAAEPEETPKPLGAIEAAEREKATEAGQTPEEGKPQQDPEPPRPS